In a single window of the Apteryx mantelli isolate bAptMan1 chromosome 11, bAptMan1.hap1, whole genome shotgun sequence genome:
- the LOC136992970 gene encoding olfactory receptor 6F1-like, translating to MLLSQQDVLKLGMGAGNETAVAEFTLEGFSGLDQRLQLFLSLILLLMYLTTVTGNTMIIFLVCVDHRLQTPMYFFISNLAFLEIWFTSSTTIKLLVILSSGRRTISLKSCFAQSYFYVALGFTEFALLVVMSFDRYVAICQPLHYAAIMKQQLCTHLVVAAWVLGFTLSSYHLVLFSKLTFCGPNKIHHFFCDSSPLFKLSCSDTTLLWKADSIFISFVVLGSLCLIMVSYMCIFHCILHMPSASGRRKAFATCSSHLTALAIVYGSCIVLYARPSEGVSLETNTIVALLNTVLYPFLNPFIYSLRNKTVKLALEEALGRPKVWLFPRS from the coding sequence atgctcctgtctcagcaggatgtactgaaattgggcatgggagcaggaaatgaaactgcggttgctgagttcaccctggagggtttctcagggcttgatcaaaggctacagctgtttctctccctgatccttttACTCATGTatctgacaacagtgacggggaacacaatgatcattttcctcgtgtgtgtggatcaccgcctgcaaacccccatgtactttttcatcagcaatctggcattcctggaaatctggttcacatcctccacaaccatcaaactgttggtgattctgagctctggaaggagaacaatctcattaaaGAGCTGCTTTGCCCAGTCCTATTTCTATGTTGCCCTCGGTTTTacagagttcgctctccttgttgtcatgtcctttgaccgctatgttgccatctgccaacctttgcattatgctgccatcatgaagcagcagctctgcacccacctggttgttgctgcgtgggtcctaggcttcacactctcgagttaccacCTGGTTCTgttctcaaagctgactttctgtggccccaacaagatccaccattttttttgtgacagctcccccttattcaaactgtcctgctctgacaccaccctgctttggaaagcagactccattttcatatcatttgtagtgctgggttccttatgtttaatcatggtgtcctacatgtgcatcttccactgtattctgcacatgccatcagcatctgggaggaggaaagcttttgctacatgttcttcccatctcactgccttagccattgtctatggaagctgcattgttctctatgcacggccctcagaaggggtttccttggagaccaacacaattgtagctttgctgaacactgtcctgtacccgttcttaaaccccttcatctacagtctcagaaacaagactgtgaagctggccctggaggaagcccttggccgtccaaaggtttggcttttcccccggtcatga